CCAGACCGAACCTGTCGCCACGGAAGCGCGATTCCAGTTCCGCGCCAAGGACGTGCTGACGGATCCTTCACCGGTCAGCACGACGCTGGAGCCCGTCTGTGGCACGACGCCATGCGCGGTCTTCGTGCAGTCCGACGCGCGCACGAGCTCGCTCAGGGTGCTCTCGCTGATCGGCGCAGCGTTCCCCGACGGTACCCCGAGCCCCACGATCTCCTTCGAGTTGCCCCGCGCAGCTCACCGGGCAGAGGCTGAACACTGAGGCCGCGTCCATCGTCCCGGCGCAACCCAAACTTGCGAGGGTGACACCACGGTGATAGGTATGCTCTAGGTGCCATGGCTGTTCGGAAGATCCTGAAGTACCCTGACAAACGCCTGCGGGAACGCGCGCTAACCGTCAGTGATTTCGGGACGGATCTCGGCCGGTTGATCGACGACATGGCGGAGACCATGTACGCCGCACCCGGGGTCGGATTGGCGGCTCCCCAGGTCGGTGTGCCGCTGCGCCTGTTCTTGGTCGATGTCTCCAACGGGGACGACGAGCCAAGCGATCTAAGAGTGTTTGTCAACCCCGAACTCGCGGACCAATCAGGGGAGGTCGTGTGGGCGGAGGGCTGCCTGTCCTTCCCCGGCGTCACGGAAGACGTCAAGCGTGCGGAGCGAGTCAAGGTACGAGCGCAGGACCGTCGTGGCGCGTGCTTCGAGCTCGAGGCCGATGGATTGTTGGCCGTGGCTATTCAGCACGAGTACGATCACCTGGAGGGCCGCCTGCTGGTCGATCGAGTGAGCCTGCTGCGCAGGCGGCTTATCGAGCGCGCGATGCGCAAGCGCGCGACGGAAACCGCGCTGGTTTGATCCAACCGCGCTGGTTTGATCCAACCGCGCTGGCTTGATCCAACCGCGCTGGCTTGATCCAACCGCGCTGGCTTGATCCAACCGCGGTGGGCTTGACCTCTCCGGCACCGTGGCAGAAGCTTCTGGGAGCGAGCAGCGACTATGGGGAGCAGGCCGAGTGTCATCTTTTTTGGGAGCCCCGCCTTTGCGGTTCCATGTCTAGAGCAGACGGCTCGTATGGCCGAAGTTCGCCTGGTGGTGACCCAGCCGGACCGACCGCGCGGTCGCGGCCTGAGCCTTGCAGCTCCGCGTGTCAAGACCTTCGCTCTGGAACACGGTCTGCCGGTCGCGCAGCCATCCAGTATTCGCACCCCCGATTTTGCTGCGAGCTTACGGCAGCACAACGCCGACGTGGGCGTGGTCGTTGCATACGGTCGTATTCTGCCTGCGGCCATCCTGAACGCGCCCAAGCTGGGCTGTCTCAACGTCCATGCCTCGCTGCTTCCGCGGCTGCGAGGCGCGGCGCCTGTGCACTGGGCCATCGTACGCGGCCAACACGAGACCGGTGTGTCCCTGATGCAGATGGACGAGGGAATGGACACGGGTCCGGTGCTGGCACAAGCGCGCACTCAGATCGGTCAGAGCGAAACGGCCGGCCAATTGGCACAGAGGCTGGCCGTACTCGGCGCCCAGCTGCTCGCCG
This portion of the Pseudomonadota bacterium genome encodes:
- the def gene encoding peptide deformylase — its product is MAVRKILKYPDKRLRERALTVSDFGTDLGRLIDDMAETMYAAPGVGLAAPQVGVPLRLFLVDVSNGDDEPSDLRVFVNPELADQSGEVVWAEGCLSFPGVTEDVKRAERVKVRAQDRRGACFELEADGLLAVAIQHEYDHLEGRLLVDRVSLLRRRLIERAMRKRATETALV
- the fmt gene encoding methionyl-tRNA formyltransferase — its product is MAEVRLVVTQPDRPRGRGLSLAAPRVKTFALEHGLPVAQPSSIRTPDFAASLRQHNADVGVVVAYGRILPAAILNAPKLGCLNVHASLLPRLRGAAPVHWAIVRGQHETGVSLMQMDEGMDTGPVLAQARTQIGQSETAGQLAQRLAVLGAQLLAENLLAAAEGRLEAVAQDPSLATRAPLLKKQDGRVCWAEPAVSVFNHVRGMSPWPGAFARLHGKPIKLHRTHVLTAHGCAGPPGRVVRADAHGIDVACGQGVLAIEELQPAGRRRMHAREYLAGHALERETLLT